One genomic segment of Acinetobacter oleivorans DR1 includes these proteins:
- a CDS encoding NAD(P)/FAD-dependent oxidoreductase gives MSKRIIIAGSGFAGLWAALAAQRAIYLASQEQNIEVVMVSPSPNVDIRPRLYEAVLENMNPDISDLLSVVGVKFLAGWVNKIDVDQQAIEVSTTDGSKQTLSYDRFILATGSTTFMPPIPGLTEYGFSVSTLEDAEKLDQHLKNLAHKPANAARNTVVVAGGGLTGLETVTEMPERLRSILGETDIRVVLVDSSTEIGAAMGDQAATVIREALSELGVEGKAGLRVTALDASGVTLSNGEKIETQTVIWTAGMRANSLTSQVTGEKDNLGRILGDAYLHAPEAKNIFVTGDTVKVPTDDLGNFNVMSCQHAMSLGRVAGYNAAAELVDLPLHPYSQPKYVTCVDLGPWGALYSEGWDRQVQFVRDEAKKIKQEINTIWIYPPAADREAVFAIANPDFVIVP, from the coding sequence ATGAGTAAGCGTATTATTATTGCTGGTTCTGGCTTTGCTGGTTTATGGGCTGCACTTGCTGCACAAAGAGCAATTTACTTAGCGTCGCAAGAACAAAATATTGAAGTAGTGATGGTTTCCCCTAGCCCGAATGTTGATATTCGTCCTCGTCTTTATGAAGCTGTACTAGAAAACATGAACCCTGATATTTCAGATTTATTAAGTGTGGTTGGGGTTAAATTTCTAGCAGGTTGGGTAAATAAAATTGATGTCGACCAACAGGCAATTGAAGTTTCCACCACCGATGGCAGCAAACAAACCTTAAGCTATGACCGTTTTATTCTGGCAACCGGAAGTACTACGTTTATGCCCCCAATACCGGGCCTTACCGAATATGGCTTTAGCGTAAGCACACTAGAAGATGCCGAAAAACTAGATCAACATCTTAAAAACTTAGCCCATAAACCTGCAAATGCAGCGCGTAACACCGTGGTCGTTGCAGGTGGTGGGCTTACTGGGCTAGAAACCGTTACCGAAATGCCTGAACGTCTGCGTAGCATTTTAGGCGAAACTGATATACGTGTTGTTTTAGTAGATTCCTCAACAGAAATTGGTGCAGCAATGGGTGACCAAGCTGCTACCGTTATTCGAGAAGCTCTTAGCGAGCTTGGTGTGGAAGGTAAAGCTGGACTACGAGTTACAGCACTAGATGCATCAGGGGTAACGCTTTCTAATGGCGAAAAAATCGAAACACAAACCGTGATCTGGACTGCGGGCATGCGAGCCAACTCGCTCACCTCTCAAGTTACTGGTGAAAAAGATAATTTAGGACGTATTTTAGGGGATGCTTATTTACATGCACCTGAAGCAAAAAATATTTTTGTCACTGGCGATACGGTAAAAGTTCCAACCGATGATTTAGGTAACTTTAACGTGATGTCTTGCCAACATGCCATGAGTCTAGGCCGTGTAGCGGGTTACAACGCTGCGGCAGAACTAGTTGATTTACCACTTCATCCATACAGTCAACCGAAGTATGTGACGTGTGTTGACTTAGGTCCTTGGGGCGCACTCTATAGCGAAGGTTGGGATCGTCAGGTTCAATTTGTGCGTGATGAAGCTAAAAAAATTAAACAAGAAATTAATACCATCTGGATTTATCCACCAGCCGCAGACCGCGAAGCAGTTTTTGCAATAGCTAACCCTGATTTTGTGATTGTTCCTTAA
- a CDS encoding MBL fold metallo-hydrolase, with amino-acid sequence MTISNTTDLPSPLMPSQQHNGKFRNTRPNQHKPSFGKTLQLMWKFLFNKPKDTVPNKEIPILSLSKEQLLSAPDRSLFRLGHSTILLKLQNEFWLTDPVFSERASPFQWLGPKRFHQPPISIADLPPIKGVILSHNHYDHLDYHAVMQLNDKVEHFLTPLGVGNTLIKWGIPAEKIQQLDWWDTTHVDGLKLVATPAHHFSGRGMGDSNATLWASWVIIDNDLRVFFSGDTGYFDGFKEIGHRYGPFDLTMLETGAYDPEWPDVHMQPEQTLQAHIDLKGRHLLPVHNGTFDLALHAWDDPFERIVGLAKQKDLGISTPQMGEILNLNEPNIENYWWRS; translated from the coding sequence ATGACTATTTCAAACACAACAGACTTGCCTTCTCCCTTAATGCCATCTCAACAGCACAATGGCAAATTTAGAAATACGCGTCCCAATCAACACAAGCCTTCTTTTGGCAAAACACTTCAGCTCATGTGGAAGTTTTTATTTAACAAACCAAAAGACACCGTTCCAAACAAAGAAATTCCTATTTTAAGTTTGTCGAAAGAGCAGTTATTAAGTGCACCCGATCGCTCTCTATTTCGTTTGGGCCACTCAACTATCTTACTAAAACTGCAAAATGAATTTTGGTTAACCGACCCAGTTTTTTCAGAGCGTGCATCACCTTTTCAATGGCTTGGGCCAAAACGTTTCCACCAACCACCGATTAGCATTGCGGACTTACCACCCATTAAAGGCGTGATTTTGTCGCATAACCACTACGACCACCTCGACTATCATGCTGTTATGCAACTTAACGATAAAGTTGAGCATTTCTTAACACCACTTGGTGTCGGTAACACACTCATTAAATGGGGAATTCCAGCAGAAAAAATTCAACAACTTGATTGGTGGGATACTACCCATGTAGATGGACTAAAATTGGTGGCTACCCCTGCTCATCATTTTTCAGGCCGTGGTATGGGCGATAGTAATGCGACCCTTTGGGCTTCGTGGGTAATTATTGATAATGACTTACGTGTATTTTTCAGCGGTGACACAGGCTATTTCGATGGATTTAAAGAGATTGGACATCGTTATGGCCCATTTGATCTGACCATGTTAGAAACTGGTGCTTATGACCCTGAATGGCCCGATGTTCATATGCAACCAGAGCAAACGTTACAAGCACATATCGATTTAAAAGGTCGTCATTTGTTACCTGTACACAACGGTACTTTTGATTTGGCACTTCATGCTTGGGATGACCCGTTTGAACGTATTGTCGGTTTGGCTAAGCAAAAAGATTTGGGCATTAGCACACCACAAATGGGCGAAATCCTAAATCTGAATGAGCCAAATATAGAAAATTATTGGTGGCGTTCGTAA
- a CDS encoding TetR/AcrR family transcriptional regulator: MARPRSEDKRNAILSAAIETLAELGERASTSKIAKVAGVAEGTLFTYFSNKEELLNQLYLSLKAELRQVMMLGYPDHSDLQTQMSHIWQSYLDWSLEAPLKRKVMAQLSTSEQITEQSKQIGMQTFCDLTQNIQERINDGKLRDYPPLFIASILGALAEVTLNFIAQDPSQTELYRKSGFEAFWHAVSI, encoded by the coding sequence ATGGCTCGTCCACGCAGTGAAGATAAACGTAATGCAATTTTAAGTGCTGCTATTGAAACATTAGCAGAGCTTGGTGAGCGTGCGTCTACCTCAAAAATTGCAAAAGTCGCTGGTGTCGCGGAAGGTACTTTATTTACCTATTTTAGCAATAAAGAAGAACTGCTGAACCAGTTATATCTTTCACTAAAGGCTGAACTACGTCAGGTCATGATGCTTGGTTACCCTGATCACTCCGATTTGCAAACACAAATGTCTCATATTTGGCAAAGCTATTTGGACTGGAGTTTAGAAGCTCCACTCAAACGCAAAGTCATGGCACAGCTTTCAACCTCTGAACAAATTACCGAGCAAAGCAAACAAATTGGCATGCAAACCTTTTGTGACCTCACCCAAAATATTCAAGAACGTATTAATGATGGCAAATTAAGAGATTATCCACCGTTATTTATTGCTTCAATTTTAGGTGCGCTTGCAGAAGTTACACTTAATTTTATTGCTCAAGACCCTTCTCAAACCGAGCTTTATCGTAAATCTGGTTTTGAAGCGTTTTGGCATGCAGTTTCAATTTAG
- a CDS encoding RrF2 family transcriptional regulator — MAYITSSVEYAIHCLLFLVNNEDKPLSSKDLAELQGVSPSFMAKIFPKLEKAGLVIAQEGVRGGYLLARSAHEISFLDIVNAIEGEKPLFECQEVRGKCAVFNHAPPDWATGGVCAVHAVMLQAEKAMRDALGAHTLGDIADRFGRYAPDVFFSDVNGWINDRIEARTAKMRKNKISRDTPD, encoded by the coding sequence ATGGCTTATATCACTAGTAGCGTCGAGTATGCGATTCACTGTCTTCTTTTTCTTGTGAACAATGAAGATAAACCCTTGAGTAGTAAGGATCTTGCCGAATTACAAGGAGTCTCTCCGAGTTTTATGGCCAAGATTTTTCCTAAACTTGAAAAGGCAGGTCTTGTTATTGCTCAAGAAGGTGTTCGTGGTGGGTATTTACTCGCTCGATCCGCTCATGAAATCAGTTTTTTAGATATCGTGAATGCAATCGAAGGTGAAAAACCGCTTTTTGAGTGCCAAGAAGTTCGTGGGAAATGTGCGGTCTTTAATCATGCCCCGCCAGATTGGGCAACCGGTGGTGTGTGTGCAGTGCATGCGGTCATGCTACAGGCCGAAAAAGCCATGCGAGATGCGCTAGGTGCTCATACACTTGGCGATATTGCAGACCGTTTTGGCCGTTATGCACCCGACGTATTTTTTAGCGATGTAAATGGCTGGATCAATGATCGCATTGAAGCAAGAACAGCAAAAATGCGGAAAAATAAAATATCGCGGGACACCCCCGACTAA